From one Microbulbifer sp. A4B17 genomic stretch:
- a CDS encoding biliverdin-producing heme oxygenase, which produces MSNPAECQSVEPTEPTFSAWLKEGTNTTHESLDKRIMSLSPFSNRERYALFVRTQSRLHQAVSDWFQSDELNNFLPGLKERDRSEAVLQDCADFEMPESDLKADQQAAAEVTISDFHSALGWLYVVEGSNLGAAFLLKYARKHLDLSEEFGARHLAGHEDGRGLHWRQFKTALDALELNQEQKEVALNGAKQAFAFARQNVEQLLAPATP; this is translated from the coding sequence GTGAGCAATCCAGCAGAATGCCAATCCGTTGAACCAACAGAGCCCACCTTTTCCGCTTGGCTGAAAGAAGGCACTAATACGACCCACGAGAGTCTTGATAAACGCATTATGTCCCTGTCACCATTTTCCAATCGCGAGCGGTATGCACTGTTTGTTCGCACGCAGTCACGATTGCATCAAGCAGTGTCTGATTGGTTTCAAAGTGACGAATTAAATAATTTTTTGCCCGGTCTGAAAGAGAGAGACCGCTCTGAAGCAGTCCTCCAGGACTGTGCTGATTTTGAAATGCCCGAGAGTGATTTGAAAGCTGATCAGCAAGCCGCAGCAGAAGTCACAATTAGTGATTTCCACTCTGCACTGGGCTGGCTCTACGTAGTTGAAGGCTCCAACTTAGGAGCGGCATTCCTTCTCAAGTACGCGCGCAAACATCTGGATTTATCAGAAGAGTTCGGCGCACGCCACTTGGCAGGACATGAAGACGGTCGCGGGTTACACTGGCGCCAATTCAAAACTGCGTTAGATGCTCTTGAACTCAACCAAGAGCAAAAAGAAGTAGCCCTCAATGGGGCCAAACAGGCCTTTGCTTTTGCACGACAAAATGTCGAACAATTATTAGCGCCCGCTACACCCTAA
- a CDS encoding YbaN family protein → MKESTEDSVMSYTPPLAKGWMRWLWGAAACFFIALGIIGAILPGLPSAVFIVLGAWAASRSSQRLHQWIEEHHLFGHLLRTWRSGYVSRRTKLLASLTMAISLAFAILHISNIYLLCFTIGGISCGAYWIWSRPEPRE, encoded by the coding sequence ATGAAAGAATCCACTGAAGACAGCGTAATGTCCTACACCCCGCCGCTGGCAAAGGGCTGGATGCGCTGGCTGTGGGGCGCCGCTGCTTGCTTTTTTATCGCCCTTGGCATTATCGGAGCCATTCTTCCCGGACTGCCGTCGGCTGTATTTATTGTCCTCGGTGCCTGGGCCGCATCACGCAGCTCCCAGCGCCTGCACCAATGGATCGAAGAACACCATCTCTTTGGGCACCTATTGCGGACTTGGCGCAGTGGTTATGTAAGTCGCAGAACCAAGTTACTGGCCAGCCTGACAATGGCTATATCCCTGGCTTTTGCCATTCTTCATATCAGTAATATTTACCTTCTTTGCTTCACCATTGGCGGCATCAGTTGCGGCGCCTACTGGATTTGGTCCCGGCCGGAACCCAGGGAGTAG
- the exbB gene encoding tonB-system energizer ExbB yields the protein MKIWTVILLCLLGSTLGPLPALAQENNSNSSEPSNTEIVLEGDLEASLGLQENQDNSTSTATSNIGDTAFSAHDLSPMGMYHAADIVVKSVMIGLLLASVLTWAIWLFKTVQLVITRRKAKQLLATLIQSKTFASAESKLSGQTGGALLLVEASRHELDLSSGGPVSDDGLKERVLARLERVQASLATDMNRGTGILATIGSVAPFVGLFGTVWGIMNSFIGIAKTQTTNLAVVAPGIAEALLATAIGLVAAIPAVVIYNYFSRAIGNYRAVLADNVTALMVLISRDLDRHHPNARPLAELVSANKKRAVPQVQGVN from the coding sequence ATGAAAATCTGGACTGTAATTTTATTGTGCCTGCTAGGCAGCACATTGGGCCCATTACCGGCTTTAGCGCAGGAAAATAATTCCAACTCAAGCGAGCCAAGTAATACAGAAATAGTTCTCGAAGGAGATCTGGAAGCCTCCCTGGGGTTGCAAGAAAATCAAGACAACTCTACCTCGACTGCAACCTCCAACATCGGAGATACCGCTTTCAGCGCACATGATTTATCTCCGATGGGAATGTATCACGCAGCGGATATCGTCGTTAAAAGCGTAATGATCGGCCTGCTGTTGGCCTCTGTTTTAACCTGGGCGATTTGGCTTTTTAAAACCGTGCAGCTAGTAATAACACGTCGCAAGGCCAAACAATTATTGGCAACCCTGATCCAAAGCAAGACGTTCGCCAGTGCCGAATCGAAGCTTTCAGGCCAAACCGGCGGTGCCCTGTTATTGGTAGAAGCGAGTCGCCACGAACTCGACTTATCTTCTGGTGGCCCAGTGTCAGATGACGGCTTAAAAGAACGTGTTCTGGCTCGCCTGGAAAGAGTCCAGGCTTCTCTCGCTACCGACATGAACCGTGGCACCGGAATTCTGGCAACCATCGGTTCCGTCGCCCCCTTTGTCGGTCTATTTGGAACTGTTTGGGGCATCATGAACAGTTTCATCGGTATCGCAAAAACCCAAACCACAAACCTGGCCGTTGTGGCTCCAGGTATTGCCGAAGCCCTGCTGGCAACTGCGATCGGCCTGGTTGCTGCAATTCCAGCGGTAGTAATTTACAACTACTTCTCCCGCGCTATCGGCAACTATCGTGCGGTATTGGCCGATAATGTCACCGCCTTAATGGTACTGATTAGTCGGGACCTGGATCGCCATCATCCAAATGCGCGCCCGCTCGCCGAACTGGTTAGCGCGAACAAAAAGCGCGCAGTACCGCAGGTTCAGGGCGTCAACTAA
- a CDS encoding polymer-forming cytoskeletal protein translates to MSTDKSNDSTPFLAGMSAVEQQSSLSGSGSKSVLGEGINFRGELIGTEDLHVEGTVDGTVIMVGHNLSVGTGGAVTANIHAKNIVVEGTLDGDALADELIEIRNTAQVNGNLIAPRIKLDDGGKFRGSMDMVDTDSEMKERHKEFSDRLVHPDLPAAEEKPAARTRGSSTYSSSTTSTSDSSRLSDTSDYLFGSKETEEEAEES, encoded by the coding sequence ATGAGCACTGACAAAAGCAATGACTCCACACCATTTTTAGCGGGCATGAGCGCTGTTGAGCAGCAATCATCTCTTTCGGGCTCAGGCTCCAAGTCAGTGCTGGGTGAAGGTATTAACTTTCGTGGCGAGCTGATCGGCACCGAAGATCTGCACGTGGAAGGTACTGTTGATGGTACCGTGATCATGGTTGGCCACAATCTTTCTGTTGGCACTGGCGGTGCAGTTACTGCCAATATCCACGCAAAAAATATTGTTGTAGAAGGCACCTTGGATGGCGATGCCCTTGCCGATGAGTTGATCGAAATCCGCAACACCGCACAAGTTAATGGCAACCTGATTGCACCAAGAATCAAGCTGGACGACGGCGGTAAATTCCGTGGCTCCATGGACATGGTTGATACTGATTCCGAAATGAAAGAGCGCCACAAGGAGTTCTCTGATCGTCTGGTACACCCAGACCTGCCTGCGGCAGAAGAGAAGCCCGCAGCCCGTACTCGCGGTAGCTCTACTTACTCCTCCAGCACCACGAGCACGAGTGATTCCTCTCGCCTGTCCGACACCAGCGACTACCTCTTCGGCTCTAAAGAGACTGAAGAAGAAGCCGAGGAAAGCTGA
- a CDS encoding FecR domain-containing protein, translating to MSNAPEKNREKIPEAVLLQAVSWRVRLGSGEALDSERDACSQWRSADPLHELAWQRFERMESPLDTVARRAPRLAHSTLNQTDAEIRRLNRRAALKTMGGGVLGAFAVGLVGYDTGLLKYMSADYSSGSKPAQYNLDDKSQVWLNTSSAIEWESGAAIRSLVLTKGEMHLTSAADPRPMQVSVPQGQLISRDSRFFVRNGDDHTILQVVEGGVQVQPSADIEPFAVKAGEAYRLTGAGSLALDSKMFDYSGWIDGVLSARSMPLGALLEELSRYRVGFLRCDPALRDHQVSGVFQLHDIDTILKILARSAGAELSYTTRWWATIQLPG from the coding sequence ATGTCAAACGCCCCAGAAAAAAACAGAGAAAAAATTCCTGAAGCGGTGCTGTTGCAAGCCGTTAGCTGGCGCGTTCGCCTGGGTTCCGGCGAGGCGCTTGACTCAGAGCGCGATGCTTGCAGTCAATGGCGTTCGGCGGACCCCCTGCATGAACTGGCGTGGCAGCGTTTTGAGCGGATGGAGTCACCTCTAGATACGGTGGCTCGCCGAGCGCCGCGTTTGGCCCATTCCACCCTAAATCAAACCGATGCAGAAATTCGCCGTTTAAATCGCAGGGCTGCTCTTAAAACCATGGGTGGTGGTGTCCTTGGGGCTTTTGCCGTTGGCCTGGTGGGATATGACACCGGTTTACTGAAGTATATGTCTGCTGACTATTCCTCTGGTTCTAAGCCGGCCCAATATAATCTGGATGACAAGAGCCAAGTCTGGTTAAACACCAGTAGTGCCATTGAATGGGAATCGGGCGCAGCAATCCGTTCCCTTGTGCTGACTAAAGGTGAAATGCACTTGACCAGTGCCGCTGACCCGAGGCCAATGCAGGTATCGGTGCCTCAGGGGCAGCTGATTTCCCGTGACTCGCGCTTTTTTGTGCGCAATGGCGATGACCACACGATTTTGCAGGTTGTGGAAGGTGGGGTGCAGGTTCAGCCGAGTGCGGATATAGAGCCCTTTGCAGTTAAAGCGGGTGAGGCTTATCGCCTTACTGGAGCCGGTTCGCTCGCTCTGGACAGCAAGATGTTTGATTACAGCGGATGGATTGACGGGGTGCTTTCAGCTCGGAGTATGCCATTAGGAGCGCTGCTTGAAGAGTTATCTCGCTATCGTGTTGGTTTTTTACGCTGTGATCCGGCATTAAGAGATCACCAGGTTTCCGGGGTTTTCCAGCTTCACGATATCGATACCATCCTAAAAATATTGGCGCGTTCGGCGGGAGCTGAACTGAGCTATACCACGCGCTGGTGGGCAACGATTCAATTGCCGGGCTGA
- a CDS encoding TonB-dependent receptor translates to MQSRAPKHILPTLLALLLAVVPVSSFAQAQQGNTALIEFSLPAGNLGDVLNLYSRQAGVTLSFDENLVETISVPALFGSYRAEEALLSLLRGTNLQAVPVGSGAWLIQSAGEQDLMVLDSIQVETRDGGEKDQAFRESASVNILTQENIERFRGTSVGDIFQGTPGVLISENRNSGGLDVNIRGMQGQGRVPVLIDGSRQETTIYRGYAGVSSRSYIDPDLIGSLRIDKGPVMGAEGTGATGGVVSVNTLRAEDVVKPGELSGFRVRVSGIGNNSEAPEPGTYAGYYLPRNAYRSDCRFASYCTDDYAMPESFAPDYGMDRPSLLDFEGYAASFAGAQRFEWGDLVVAHAQREQGNYYAGTDGPAPEVVIGESQELAWYTETPVELESELDEGIPYRAGERIPNTNFSSDSWLLKSNFYLPKDQSFELGYIRYKSTYGEMMPSQVLSTFGQARQWLDSEVLNQTYTARYRWQPVEYDWADLHINFWHTDAVTDLNTPSIYSIDLEDNTARTDDYQRFGLDITNSMRFYPMGELRWDYGVSAQWEDLDSDTLTTEGFYDGSRSGSRDEYSVFTSIEWQPWPEWTLESGVRYTHFSSKDNNPLPLSIDSDSCIDDGEGGCEDVYYNNSHSGTAPMVVLTWEPIKGLQFYARHAQALRMPSLFEGTSGFSVSPALDISLKPEHAKNNEVGINYLNGQLFEANHQIQAKLAYFENQVDNYITRTRRNSWEDEQGGGIFDLFRMRNIESLDLKGVELNLGYDAHWWLVELSGTKYSHIEACNIGSGVRYYCADWGVPDSYFNNMVPPNWHASAHFGLRLFQKKLELGLRGTFVGERNAVSQYGVDAGFTVPVEWPSYQLLDVYTSYQFNDSFSVDFTVDNVTDKYYVDALSLGLVPSPGRTARLSLTYQY, encoded by the coding sequence ATGCAGTCCCGCGCTCCAAAACATATTTTGCCCACTTTGTTGGCACTGTTGTTGGCCGTAGTTCCCGTATCGAGTTTTGCGCAAGCCCAGCAGGGCAATACAGCATTGATCGAATTCAGTTTGCCTGCGGGCAATCTGGGAGATGTGCTCAATCTCTACTCGCGCCAGGCCGGGGTTACTCTCTCTTTCGATGAGAACCTGGTGGAAACTATTTCCGTACCGGCACTGTTTGGCAGCTACCGTGCAGAAGAAGCTCTGTTGAGCTTGCTGCGGGGCACCAACCTGCAAGCGGTTCCCGTTGGTAGCGGAGCCTGGTTGATCCAGTCTGCTGGAGAGCAGGATTTGATGGTACTGGACAGCATTCAGGTTGAGACTCGAGATGGTGGTGAGAAAGACCAGGCATTTCGCGAATCCGCCTCTGTAAATATCCTCACCCAGGAAAATATTGAGCGCTTTCGCGGTACCAGTGTTGGCGATATTTTCCAGGGTACCCCGGGCGTACTTATCAGTGAAAACCGTAATTCCGGTGGGCTGGATGTAAATATTCGCGGCATGCAGGGGCAGGGCAGGGTACCAGTATTAATTGATGGTAGTCGGCAGGAAACAACTATTTATCGCGGTTATGCCGGGGTTTCCAGTCGCAGTTATATTGACCCAGATCTGATTGGGTCTCTGCGTATTGATAAAGGGCCGGTAATGGGCGCTGAGGGCACTGGTGCTACCGGTGGCGTTGTCAGCGTAAATACCCTGCGAGCAGAAGATGTCGTAAAGCCCGGCGAATTGTCGGGTTTCCGTGTTCGTGTCAGTGGTATCGGAAATAATAGCGAGGCTCCAGAGCCTGGTACCTATGCAGGCTATTACCTTCCGCGAAATGCCTACCGTTCTGATTGTCGCTTTGCCAGCTATTGCACAGACGACTATGCAATGCCGGAGAGCTTTGCACCTGATTATGGTATGGACCGTCCCAGCCTATTGGACTTCGAGGGTTACGCGGCGAGTTTCGCCGGCGCCCAGCGTTTTGAGTGGGGTGATCTGGTAGTGGCTCACGCTCAGCGTGAGCAAGGAAATTACTATGCGGGCACCGATGGCCCCGCGCCGGAAGTGGTTATCGGAGAATCCCAGGAGCTGGCCTGGTATACCGAAACCCCAGTTGAGCTGGAGAGTGAGCTGGATGAAGGTATCCCTTACCGCGCCGGAGAGCGAATTCCGAACACTAATTTTTCCAGCGATTCCTGGTTGTTAAAAAGTAACTTCTACCTGCCGAAAGATCAAAGCTTTGAGCTGGGCTATATCCGCTATAAGAGCACATATGGAGAGATGATGCCCTCTCAGGTTCTTTCAACTTTTGGCCAGGCGCGCCAATGGCTCGACAGTGAGGTGCTCAACCAAACCTACACTGCACGCTACCGTTGGCAGCCGGTGGAATATGACTGGGCCGATTTACACATTAATTTCTGGCATACCGATGCGGTCACTGACCTGAATACGCCGTCGATATACTCTATCGACCTGGAAGACAATACTGCGCGAACCGACGATTATCAGCGCTTTGGTCTTGATATCACCAATAGTATGCGCTTCTACCCCATGGGTGAATTGCGCTGGGATTATGGTGTCTCTGCACAGTGGGAAGATTTGGATAGCGATACCCTGACTACTGAAGGGTTTTATGACGGTTCCCGTAGCGGTAGTCGTGATGAGTACAGCGTTTTTACCAGCATTGAGTGGCAACCGTGGCCGGAGTGGACTCTAGAATCAGGGGTTCGTTATACCCATTTCTCTTCGAAAGACAATAATCCCCTTCCGTTGAGTATCGATTCTGATTCTTGTATAGACGATGGTGAAGGGGGCTGTGAGGATGTCTATTACAATAATAGCCACTCTGGTACCGCACCAATGGTGGTTTTGACCTGGGAGCCGATCAAGGGTTTGCAATTCTATGCTCGCCATGCACAAGCCTTGCGTATGCCGAGTCTGTTTGAAGGTACCAGCGGTTTTTCAGTGAGTCCCGCACTGGATATTTCCCTAAAGCCTGAACATGCCAAAAATAATGAAGTTGGAATTAATTATCTCAATGGCCAGCTATTTGAGGCTAATCATCAGATTCAAGCGAAACTTGCCTATTTCGAAAACCAAGTTGACAACTATATAACTCGCACTAGGCGCAATTCATGGGAGGACGAGCAGGGTGGAGGTATCTTCGACTTATTCCGTATGCGTAACATCGAGAGCCTTGACCTTAAAGGTGTTGAGTTGAATCTTGGGTACGATGCCCACTGGTGGTTAGTTGAGCTGAGTGGGACCAAATACAGCCACATTGAAGCCTGCAATATTGGTAGCGGCGTGCGTTATTACTGCGCGGATTGGGGTGTTCCAGACAGTTATTTCAATAATATGGTCCCGCCAAACTGGCATGCTAGTGCCCATTTTGGTTTGCGGTTATTCCAGAAAAAATTGGAGTTGGGTCTGCGCGGTACTTTTGTGGGTGAGAGAAATGCTGTTTCCCAATACGGCGTAGACGCTGGATTTACTGTGCCGGTGGAATGGCCCAGCTACCAGCTGTTGGATGTTTATACCAGCTACCAATTTAACGATAGTTTTTCGGTGGATTTCACCGTCGACAACGTAACCGATAAATATTACGTCGATGCCTTGAGTCTAGGCTTGGTGCCTTCTCCGGGACGTACGGCAAGGCTCAGTCTCACTTATCAATATTAA
- the exbD gene encoding TonB system transport protein ExbD, whose amino-acid sequence MAFNLNSSNSEELPEQHDINVTPFIDVMLVLLIIFMVAAPLATVSVPVNLPSATAPQQPQAEDPKYLTLQKDLTLTLGEDKVIVRENLAAELQANEIGTEQQILLRADSKVEYGDLMDLMNRLASAGYQKIALVGLDKPATVNQ is encoded by the coding sequence ATGGCATTCAATCTCAACAGCAGCAATAGCGAAGAACTACCAGAACAGCACGATATCAATGTCACACCTTTTATCGATGTGATGCTGGTATTGCTAATTATTTTTATGGTTGCGGCTCCGTTGGCCACTGTAAGCGTGCCGGTTAATCTACCCTCGGCGACAGCTCCACAACAGCCCCAGGCAGAAGATCCGAAATATCTCACCCTGCAAAAGGACCTCACCCTGACTCTCGGTGAGGACAAAGTTATTGTGCGGGAGAACTTAGCTGCTGAACTCCAGGCAAATGAAATTGGCACAGAACAGCAAATCCTGCTGCGTGCCGACAGCAAAGTAGAATATGGGGATTTGATGGACCTGATGAACCGCCTTGCCAGTGCCGGATACCAGAAAATCGCTCTGGTAGGTCTGGATAAACCGGCGACCGTAAACCAATGA
- a CDS encoding energy transducer TonB translates to MSLLAGPKVKSAKRPRFFLSLCAFCCALALHGLIAVYFLWQPKSELALPPAAAPQVFEVSMVAAPVAPPTSLPVGPQQQESSPANQQSNEPQKTSAQPEPVILPEAPSEIAIEKPEEEPPTEEKEETPEPVEEKEIAQQQDSSGEATGETVVEETSAPLAADVAEAEQAAAPEVGALNQRESQARLTWQNQLQAHLERRKRYPRSAQIRRQQGIPWVQFTMDRKGKVLKVELHRASGISSLDREVVALVRRAEPLPRPPEEVPGDPLTMAVPVEFFIR, encoded by the coding sequence ATGAGCCTCTTGGCCGGCCCGAAGGTAAAATCTGCGAAGCGTCCGCGATTTTTTCTATCGCTCTGCGCCTTTTGCTGCGCCCTAGCCCTTCACGGACTTATTGCCGTCTATTTTTTATGGCAGCCCAAATCCGAACTGGCGCTGCCACCTGCTGCAGCACCACAGGTATTTGAAGTCAGTATGGTAGCCGCTCCAGTGGCACCACCCACGTCGCTACCGGTAGGTCCTCAACAACAGGAATCCTCTCCCGCAAACCAGCAGAGCAACGAGCCACAAAAAACCTCTGCGCAGCCAGAGCCTGTTATTTTGCCAGAAGCCCCCTCGGAAATTGCCATTGAGAAGCCCGAAGAGGAGCCCCCCACGGAGGAAAAGGAAGAGACCCCTGAGCCAGTGGAAGAGAAGGAAATCGCACAGCAACAAGACTCCAGTGGAGAGGCTACTGGAGAAACTGTTGTTGAAGAAACATCTGCCCCTCTCGCGGCAGATGTAGCAGAAGCAGAGCAAGCTGCGGCACCGGAAGTGGGCGCCTTGAACCAGAGGGAATCACAAGCCAGATTAACCTGGCAGAATCAATTACAGGCTCACCTTGAGCGAAGAAAACGCTACCCCCGTAGCGCCCAAATACGGCGTCAGCAGGGTATTCCCTGGGTACAATTCACGATGGACAGAAAAGGCAAAGTACTAAAGGTTGAGCTGCACCGAGCCAGTGGCATATCGTCTCTCGACCGAGAAGTCGTGGCCTTGGTGCGCAGGGCAGAACCACTGCCTAGACCACCGGAAGAGGTACCCGGTGATCCTCTGACAATGGCCGTTCCGGTCGAATTTTTTATTCGTTAA
- a CDS encoding sigma-70 family RNA polymerase sigma factor, with product MAPETPSTPGFDELYQEHHEWLVRWIARRTSGVDNAQDLAQDTFIRLLDRPSLPAGIRSPRAWLTKVAGNLLIDQARRQVLEKNYLALLENLPEPECPSPEDKWELLGLLEQIDQLLSGLRPIEKTVFLMARLDGLTYRQVAEQQGLSLSSVEKYIAKAMLKCYAAVYDNE from the coding sequence TTGGCCCCGGAAACCCCTTCAACCCCAGGATTTGATGAGCTTTACCAAGAGCACCACGAGTGGCTTGTCCGTTGGATAGCGCGCCGAACTTCCGGTGTTGATAATGCTCAGGATTTAGCTCAGGACACTTTTATTCGTCTGCTGGATAGGCCGAGCCTGCCTGCGGGAATTCGAAGCCCGAGGGCTTGGTTAACCAAAGTGGCCGGGAACCTGCTGATCGACCAAGCCCGTCGCCAAGTGCTGGAGAAAAATTATTTAGCGCTGCTGGAAAATTTGCCGGAACCGGAATGTCCCTCCCCAGAAGATAAGTGGGAGCTATTGGGACTTTTGGAGCAAATCGATCAATTGCTCAGTGGTCTGCGCCCGATAGAGAAAACGGTCTTTCTAATGGCGAGACTAGACGGCTTGACATACCGCCAGGTGGCCGAGCAGCAGGGGTTGAGCCTTTCCTCAGTAGAGAAATACATCGCAAAAGCCATGCTCAAATGCTATGCCGCTGTGTACGATAACGAATAA
- a CDS encoding copper resistance protein CopD, which translates to MYNVVLFFHLLGATIWTGGHLILACTILPKVLRDKDVAFLSRFESSYEKIGIPALVIQILSGLYLSYTLLPDLSQWFNFTNPISRLVSFKLILLACTFLLAIDARLRIIPNLSEKNLTALAYHIIPVTVLSVLFAFVGISFRTGWLF; encoded by the coding sequence ATGTACAACGTAGTACTTTTTTTTCACCTTCTAGGTGCAACAATTTGGACCGGCGGGCACCTGATACTTGCCTGCACAATACTACCCAAAGTTTTACGGGATAAGGATGTAGCCTTTCTTTCCCGATTTGAAAGCAGCTACGAAAAGATCGGCATCCCCGCCCTGGTCATCCAAATACTCTCCGGGCTATATCTCTCATATACCCTACTGCCTGACTTATCTCAGTGGTTCAACTTCACCAATCCAATTTCTCGCCTGGTATCCTTCAAGCTGATTCTTTTGGCATGCACTTTCTTACTGGCAATTGACGCAAGGCTGCGAATCATTCCAAATCTTTCTGAAAAAAATCTCACTGCACTGGCATACCATATTATCCCAGTTACAGTGCTGTCCGTTCTCTTTGCTTTTGTTGGAATTTCATTTCGAACGGGATGGTTGTTTTAG
- a CDS encoding PhzF family phenazine biosynthesis protein, which translates to MELAIYQVDAFASEAFEGNPAAVCPLNNWLSDETLQKIAEENNLSETAFFVKNEDSFSLRWFTPEAEVDLCGHATLAAAHVLFTHLRYSGQTIQFDTKSGPLLAQRSGAVYSMDFPASIPVSTEAPDALIDGLGITPREVLCAYDYIAVLGSETDLKSVNPNFIKLSQLDKRGVVITAPGMSNDIDFVSRCFYPKLRVNEDPVTGSAHCQLAPYWSQQFKKDVLLAKQLSKRTGLIHCELHSNRVSLKGGAVNYLHGSIKI; encoded by the coding sequence ATGGAACTAGCAATTTATCAAGTAGATGCTTTTGCCTCCGAAGCATTTGAAGGTAATCCTGCTGCTGTATGCCCTCTTAATAACTGGCTTTCGGATGAGACGCTGCAAAAAATAGCTGAGGAAAACAACCTCTCTGAAACCGCATTCTTTGTTAAAAATGAAGATTCCTTTTCTCTGAGATGGTTTACTCCTGAGGCAGAAGTAGATTTATGTGGCCACGCCACACTCGCAGCTGCCCACGTTCTATTTACTCATTTAAGATACTCAGGCCAAACCATCCAGTTTGATACAAAAAGCGGCCCACTGTTAGCCCAGAGATCGGGAGCTGTCTATAGCATGGACTTTCCGGCTAGCATTCCGGTATCCACAGAAGCACCAGATGCTCTTATTGATGGCCTCGGCATCACTCCGCGAGAAGTTCTGTGTGCATATGATTATATAGCTGTGTTGGGTAGCGAAACCGATCTAAAATCTGTAAATCCAAATTTTATAAAACTTTCCCAGCTGGATAAACGAGGAGTTGTCATTACCGCTCCTGGGATGAGTAATGATATTGATTTCGTTAGCCGATGCTTCTATCCAAAATTAAGGGTAAACGAAGATCCTGTGACCGGGTCAGCGCACTGTCAACTGGCACCATATTGGAGCCAACAATTTAAAAAGGATGTACTTTTAGCTAAGCAACTCTCCAAGCGGACTGGACTAATTCACTGCGAACTGCATAGTAACAGAGTCTCTCTCAAGGGAGGCGCTGTAAATTATCTTCACGGCAGTATTAAGATTTAA
- a CDS encoding helix-turn-helix transcriptional regulator, translating into MEVKVNSKKIIKLRTTRAWSQQQLADVASLSLRTIQRIEKSGNASQDSIKAISSAFSLKPIDIILQENPKISMAKQGRKYLTAILALSTTLLLYTFLSSASPIMLRVDASTRNENLASVRLLNNEGDESEIQIENTLRFEVSAEQVSENQIRLQTKIYEFGASSGYKQIASPILVTGFNQAAEVEFKTSNGTPFKIQITPEI; encoded by the coding sequence ATGGAAGTGAAAGTTAACTCAAAGAAAATTATTAAACTGAGAACAACTAGGGCTTGGAGTCAACAACAACTAGCCGATGTTGCATCATTAAGCCTTAGAACCATTCAACGGATAGAAAAAAGTGGAAATGCCTCTCAAGATTCAATAAAAGCAATATCTTCAGCATTTTCACTGAAGCCCATAGATATAATCCTTCAGGAAAACCCAAAAATATCGATGGCCAAGCAGGGCAGAAAATATCTCACCGCAATATTGGCCCTGAGTACGACTTTGCTCTTATATACTTTCTTATCGTCAGCTTCTCCAATAATGCTTAGGGTAGATGCCAGCACCAGAAACGAGAACCTAGCCTCCGTCCGCCTCCTCAATAACGAAGGAGATGAAAGCGAAATCCAAATCGAAAACACACTTAGGTTCGAGGTGTCTGCCGAACAAGTTTCTGAAAACCAAATTCGATTGCAGACAAAAATATATGAATTTGGGGCTTCTAGTGGTTACAAGCAGATAGCAAGTCCCATTCTGGTGACAGGATTCAACCAAGCTGCAGAGGTAGAGTTTAAAACTTCAAACGGAACTCCGTTTAAAATCCAAATTACCCCTGAAATTTAG